Proteins encoded together in one Salmo salar chromosome ssa08, Ssal_v3.1, whole genome shotgun sequence window:
- the LOC123744269 gene encoding uncharacterized protein yields the protein MANCMVFHTQIASIMEVLANAAVAEICKLVDDDYAVFRLEITQSRKENRALRRKLLELKVARERAERTMRERVLTSRPSSVKILDRYRGTARGEGHPTGGQRSFVKPAGHNTWRDDQPITVDEGGGTSNQHVIVIESADAEAAGPGVKQERTEGEEDPWHSRDIQTGVAGAPPVATEDPTTVPAQPRTRRSITEVSGTQNAVLKSETKTLTHRLLNTGSDHKSDPERLGRPGCPPAPGSEYLPVFHHSQRMVHSRGDSDMLDTGGDDPSCSYTTEMDRDNISLGLETQTDLSRGDWNQYSSSVYSEGCLDKEEEVIVVDEVTVKVEGDAPPTWNADSHLGDGHSQGRDFLDYRESLETDLNVTAHSPLHLFGDLDPVSTSMGPSDSHSHILFDQVLNSNDRVRVPAQGGGATSGNSKEKRFLCMFCNKGFSCLQKVERHQRVHTGEKPYSCTQCEKRFSRQDHLKMHLKVHTGERPFACMHCGKRFSEKRYLRIHQQKNHSTL from the exons atggctaactgtatggtttttcacactcaaatagcctccattatggaggtgctagcgaatgcagccgtggcagagatctgtaaactcgtggacgacgactatgcagtgtttcgtttggaaataactcaaagccGGAAAGAAAACAGGGCATTGCGGAGGAAACTACTAGAACTGAAGGTGGCACGGGAGCGCGCAGAGAGGACAATGCGAGAGCGCGTCCTTACCAGTCGTCCCAGTAGTGTCAAGATCCTCGACCGATACAGAGGAACCGCAAGAG gtgaaggacatccCACTGGAGGCCAAaggagctttgtgaagccagcgggacacaatacatggagagatgaccaaccaatcactgttgatgagggtGGTGGAACCTCAAACCAGCACGTTATTgtgatagag TCTGCAGATGCAGAGGCTGCAGGTCCTGGGGTCAAGCAGGAGAGGACTGAAGGTGAGGAGGACCCATGGCacagcagagacatccagactggaGTAGCTGGAGCACCCCCTGTAGCCACAGAGGACCCCACCACTGTCCCAGCGCAGCCCAGGACCAGACGCAGCATCACGGAGGTCAGTGGAACGCAGAACGCCGTCCTCAAGTCAGAGACCAAGACTTTAACACACAGGCTCTTAAACACAGGATCTGACCACAaatcagacccagagagactggggagaccgGGCTGTCCTCCTGCTCCCGGCTCAGAGTATTTACCAGTATTTCACCATAGCCAGAGGATGGTTCATTCCCGTGGTGATAGTGATATGTTAGACACTGGAGGTGATGATCCGTCTTGTTCTTACACTACAGAGATGGACCGTGACAACATATCCTTGGGTTTAGAGACacagactgatctgtctagaggggactggaaccagtacagtagtagtgtatactctgaagggtgCCTAGATAAGGAAGAGGAGGTTATAGTGGTAGATGAAGTGACTGTGAAAGTGGAGGGCGACGCTCCTCCCACGTGGAATGCAGATAGTCACCTTGGAGACGGACACTCACAGGGCAGAGATTTCCTAGATTACAGGGAAAGCTTAGAGACTGATCTAAATGTCACCGCCCACTCCCCTTTACACTTGTTCGGGGATCTAGACCCAGTGTCCACGTCGATGGGGCCTTCCGATTCACACAGCCACATCCTTTTcgatcaggtattgaactcaaacGACAGGGTTAGAGTCCCGGCTCAGGGAGGGGGAGCAACATCAGGCAATAGTAAAGAGaaacggttcctctgcatgttctgtaacaaaggcttcagctgccTCCAGAAGGTGGAGAGGcatcagagggtccacacaggggagaaaccctacagctgtacccagtgtgagaagaggttctcccgcCAGGACCAtctgaagatgcacctgaaggtccacacgggAGAGAGGCCGTTCGCCTGTATGCACTGTGGGAAGAGGTTCTCAGAAAAGAGatacctcaggatacaccagcagaaaaatCATTCTACTCTATAA